In the Leptospira limi genome, one interval contains:
- the rpsM gene encoding 30S ribosomal protein S13, whose amino-acid sequence MARIAGVDLPSNKRIVIGLTYVFGIGKTSSQNILKKAGIDESIRVKDLSDEQEAAIRRVIEESYQVEGDLRSEVNLNIKRLMDVGCYRGFRHRRGLPVNGQRTRTNARTRKGVKKTVANKKKATK is encoded by the coding sequence ATGGCACGTATCGCGGGTGTTGATTTACCATCAAACAAAAGAATAGTGATCGGTCTTACATACGTATTTGGTATTGGTAAGACATCCTCTCAAAATATCCTGAAAAAAGCAGGAATTGACGAATCTATCAGGGTGAAGGACCTCTCGGACGAACAAGAAGCCGCGATCCGACGAGTCATTGAAGAATCATACCAGGTAGAAGGGGATCTTCGTTCCGAAGTCAACCTCAACATCAAACGATTGATGGATGTGGGATGTTACAGAGGTTTCCGTCATAGACGCGGACTTCCAGTCAACGGACAAAGAACAAGAACCAACGCAAGAACCCGTAAGGGCGTCAAGAAGACAGTAGCCAATAAGAAAAAGGCTACTAAGTAG
- the rpmJ gene encoding 50S ribosomal protein L36 yields MKVRASVKKICPECKVIRRKGVIRVICTNPKHKQRQR; encoded by the coding sequence ATGAAAGTTAGAGCATCAGTCAAAAAAATCTGTCCAGAATGCAAAGTCATTCGCAGAAAAGGTGTAATCCGAGTGATTTGCACGAACCCAAAACACAAACAAAGGCAAAGATAG
- the infA gene encoding translation initiation factor IF-1, which yields MAKEEAITIDGTVLEPLPNAMFRVELENGHKVLAHISGKMRMHYIRILPGDKVTVELSPYDLTKGRITYRKK from the coding sequence CTGGCTAAGGAAGAAGCAATCACCATTGACGGAACCGTTTTAGAACCGTTACCAAATGCAATGTTCCGTGTGGAACTAGAGAATGGTCACAAGGTTTTAGCGCACATTTCAGGAAAAATGCGTATGCACTACATTCGTATTCTACCTGGAGATAAAGTCACTGTGGAACTTTCTCCTTATGACTTAACCAAGGGCCGTATCACTTACAGAAAGAAATAG
- a CDS encoding adenylate kinase — translation MKRLIFMGPPGAGKGTQADIIKEKYKIPQISTGDILRAAVKNGTAMGIEAKKFMDAGDLVPDAVVIGIIRDRLVESDCANGFILDGFPRTVEQAKALSEILKELRMELDSVVNLDVPDEELVKRLLGRAIKEGRSDDNEETIKNRLHTYNTKTLPLIDFYKGTGILRQINGLGSMEEITNTILKSIQ, via the coding sequence ATGAAGAGACTCATATTTATGGGCCCTCCAGGTGCTGGTAAGGGAACACAAGCTGACATCATCAAAGAGAAATACAAGATCCCTCAGATTTCCACAGGCGATATCCTCCGTGCCGCAGTAAAAAATGGCACTGCTATGGGGATTGAAGCTAAAAAATTTATGGACGCTGGAGACCTTGTTCCAGATGCTGTCGTTATAGGCATAATTCGCGACCGTTTGGTCGAATCCGATTGTGCAAATGGATTCATTTTGGATGGATTTCCAAGGACGGTGGAGCAAGCAAAGGCTCTCTCGGAAATCCTCAAAGAGCTCCGCATGGAGCTCGACTCCGTTGTCAACCTAGACGTTCCTGACGAAGAACTCGTCAAACGGTTGCTAGGTAGAGCGATCAAAGAAGGACGCTCGGATGACAACGAAGAGACCATCAAAAACCGTCTGCATACTTACAACACCAAGACGTTGCCCCTGATTGACTTTTATAAAGGCACAGGGATCCTTCGGCAAATCAATGGGTTGGGAAGTATGGAAGAAATCACTAACACTATTTTAAAATCAATCCAGTAG
- the secY gene encoding preprotein translocase subunit SecY: MFQTIANIFRIPELRSKILFTIGMLLLFRMGTHVTIPGINSLIVTGITADPSEGFLGMVDLFAGGALLKFSIFALGIMPYISSSIIMQLVMVLIPSLQKMQKEGEEGRKKIQQYTKYGTLILCAIQSLAVIQLANSWSTGSGTAQAKYPGLINPSVEGYFLPIAMLSITTGTVLLIWLGEQITERGIGNGISLIIFAGIIGRMPEALIAMFTSDTSDALSILILIIIFIVLISLTVILTQGVRRVPLNYGKQMVGRKMVQARSQSIPFKVNSANVMPIIFASSLILFPQTIVQWLSSKGGQWAGWAVIMDYFNPFSQIWYHALFYYVIYTSLIIFFAYFYTAIQFNPQELADNLKKYGGFIPGVRPGSQTKEMIEKILNRITLPGALFLAGLALAPYLIIKFLNLGSNTGGGTLVYTFGGTSLLIMVGVALETLKQIEAQLLMRNYEGFMKKTKIKGRV; this comes from the coding sequence ATGTTTCAAACCATCGCTAACATCTTTCGAATCCCGGAGTTAAGATCTAAAATCCTATTTACGATCGGTATGTTGTTACTTTTTAGAATGGGAACACACGTGACCATTCCTGGTATCAACAGTTTGATTGTGACGGGCATTACTGCCGATCCAAGTGAAGGTTTCCTTGGGATGGTAGATTTGTTTGCTGGTGGTGCTCTTCTCAAATTTTCTATTTTTGCACTTGGGATTATGCCTTATATTTCTTCTTCGATCATTATGCAACTTGTGATGGTTCTCATTCCAAGTTTGCAAAAAATGCAAAAAGAAGGGGAAGAGGGCAGAAAAAAGATCCAACAGTACACTAAGTACGGAACTCTCATCCTTTGTGCGATCCAGTCACTTGCTGTGATCCAACTTGCTAATTCTTGGTCTACTGGATCGGGAACGGCGCAAGCAAAATACCCAGGTTTGATTAACCCTTCTGTAGAAGGTTACTTTTTACCGATTGCGATGTTATCCATCACTACGGGAACAGTGCTTCTCATTTGGCTCGGGGAACAAATCACAGAACGTGGGATTGGTAACGGAATTTCTCTCATTATCTTTGCTGGTATCATTGGTCGTATGCCAGAAGCACTCATTGCAATGTTTACTTCTGATACTTCGGATGCTCTCAGTATCCTAATCTTAATTATCATTTTTATTGTTCTCATTTCACTTACGGTGATTTTAACCCAAGGGGTTCGCCGGGTTCCACTCAACTATGGAAAACAAATGGTGGGTAGAAAGATGGTGCAGGCTCGTAGCCAATCCATTCCTTTCAAAGTGAATAGTGCAAACGTAATGCCAATTATCTTTGCATCTTCCCTCATTCTTTTTCCGCAAACAATTGTTCAGTGGTTGTCTTCGAAAGGGGGACAGTGGGCTGGTTGGGCTGTGATTATGGATTATTTTAACCCATTCTCACAAATCTGGTACCATGCTTTATTTTATTATGTGATTTATACTTCTCTCATCATTTTCTTTGCGTATTTTTACACGGCAATTCAGTTCAATCCGCAGGAACTCGCTGATAACCTAAAAAAATACGGTGGGTTTATCCCAGGTGTTCGACCAGGAAGCCAAACAAAAGAAATGATCGAGAAAATTTTGAATCGAATCACCTTACCAGGTGCTCTTTTCCTTGCTGGTCTTGCTCTTGCTCCGTATCTCATCATTAAATTCTTAAACCTGGGATCCAATACAGGTGGAGGAACTTTAGTGTATACATTCGGGGGAACTTCTCTTCTCATTATGGTGGGTGTGGCACTCGAAACCTTAAAACAAATCGAAGCCCAACTCCTCATGAGAAATTACGAAGGTTTCATGAAAAAGACTAAAATCAAGGGAAGAGTGTAA
- the rplO gene encoding 50S ribosomal protein L15, whose product MAQERIEQGRGFGAKRAKKSTSLGNKNLVPVPEGAKTSPKRVGQGPGSGMGKTSTRGSKGQRARAASMRRGFEGGQLPLHRRLPKRGFTNIFSEVFQPVNLISLSKAGLSGEVTPAILKAKALIKSELGPIKLLGTGEVTVAITITVDAFSASAKEKIEKAGGKVIIREKKKEEKKTK is encoded by the coding sequence ATGGCACAAGAAAGAATCGAACAAGGTCGTGGGTTTGGTGCAAAACGCGCTAAAAAATCCACTTCTCTCGGAAACAAAAACTTGGTTCCCGTTCCAGAAGGCGCAAAAACCTCTCCGAAACGAGTGGGCCAAGGTCCAGGATCTGGGATGGGAAAAACTTCCACTCGTGGTTCCAAAGGACAAAGAGCTCGTGCAGCATCCATGAGACGTGGATTCGAGGGTGGTCAGCTCCCTCTGCACAGACGTTTACCAAAACGTGGTTTTACGAATATCTTCTCTGAAGTATTCCAACCGGTGAATTTGATTTCTCTTTCGAAAGCTGGTCTTTCGGGAGAAGTGACTCCTGCGATTCTCAAAGCAAAGGCACTTATCAAATCCGAACTTGGACCGATTAAATTACTCGGAACTGGAGAAGTGACTGTTGCCATCACCATTACGGTTGATGCTTTTTCTGCCTCTGCAAAAGAGAAAATTGAAAAAGCAGGTGGAAAAGTCATCATCAGAGAAAAGAAAAAAGAAGAGAAAAAAACAAAATAA
- the rpmD gene encoding 50S ribosomal protein L30 — MEEVIVTQERSSIGIIPMHKKTLIALGLKKKGQSKKHKMTPQLKGMLRQVGYLLKVEKV, encoded by the coding sequence ATGGAAGAAGTGATCGTAACGCAAGAAAGAAGTTCCATTGGTATCATCCCGATGCACAAAAAAACTCTGATTGCTCTCGGCCTTAAAAAGAAAGGTCAATCCAAAAAACACAAAATGACTCCCCAATTGAAAGGGATGTTACGACAAGTAGGTTACTTGTTGAAAGTGGAAAAGGTATAA
- the rpsE gene encoding 30S ribosomal protein S5 has protein sequence MLEEETKEFTEKVVKIDRVAKVVKGGRRFSFNALSVVGDSKGKVGIGFGKANEVPDAIRKSIESAKKNLKSIHYIGHTVPHDVVGQFKSARVILKPASPGTGIIAGASVRSVLERAGIQDVLTKSWGSSNPMNIVKATMDALQQLETPSMAVKRRGVSLKHLFGQDL, from the coding sequence ATGTTAGAAGAAGAAACAAAAGAATTTACTGAGAAAGTCGTTAAAATCGACCGCGTCGCCAAAGTAGTAAAAGGGGGACGTCGTTTCTCTTTTAATGCTCTTTCCGTTGTAGGTGACTCCAAAGGAAAAGTAGGCATTGGTTTTGGAAAAGCAAATGAAGTTCCAGATGCCATCCGAAAGTCCATTGAATCGGCAAAAAAGAATTTAAAATCCATTCATTACATTGGTCACACCGTTCCACACGATGTGGTTGGACAATTCAAATCAGCACGAGTGATTTTGAAACCAGCTTCACCGGGAACTGGGATCATCGCTGGAGCTTCCGTTCGATCCGTATTGGAAAGAGCAGGGATCCAAGATGTACTAACAAAGTCTTGGGGTTCTTCAAACCCGATGAACATTGTAAAGGCGACTATGGATGCATTACAACAGTTGGAAACTCCGTCTATGGCGGTGAAACGACGTGGTGTTAGCCTCAAACACTTGTTTGGGCAAGATCTATAA
- the rplR gene encoding 50S ribosomal protein L18, producing the protein MINKTAKNSKRLRRAERVRYKLRQTSDRPRLVFNKTNRYLTAQIIDDAKGVTLVYATTLEKDFPKHENSKKSKSAATELGKVVADKAKKAGVSQVVLDRSGMVYHGRIAAFADSAREGGLEF; encoded by the coding sequence ATGATCAACAAGACAGCTAAAAATAGTAAAAGATTGAGAAGAGCGGAGAGAGTTCGATACAAACTCCGCCAAACATCGGATAGACCTCGGTTAGTGTTTAACAAAACAAACCGTTACCTGACTGCGCAAATCATTGATGATGCAAAAGGTGTAACACTTGTTTACGCAACCACTCTCGAGAAAGATTTTCCGAAACATGAAAATTCTAAGAAGAGTAAATCGGCTGCAACCGAACTCGGTAAAGTGGTCGCTGATAAAGCGAAAAAAGCGGGTGTTTCCCAAGTGGTACTCGACCGTTCTGGAATGGTTTACCATGGAAGAATCGCTGCGTTTGCTGATTCTGCCCGTGAAGGTGGATTGGAGTTCTAA
- the rplF gene encoding 50S ribosomal protein L6 translates to MSRVGKSIIKLPAKVEVKADAEALTIKGPLGELKTPLYEGVGANVENGELVFTRKSEDQKTVALHGLVRSLAMNCVKGVTTGWEKNLEITGVGYRAQKRGKDLVMALGYSHEVVFPEPNGIKIEVADQLKIKVSGIDRQLVGQVAADIRSKRPPEPYKGKGIKYQNEYIRRKAGKTGKK, encoded by the coding sequence ATGTCTCGAGTTGGAAAAAGTATCATCAAATTGCCTGCAAAGGTAGAAGTTAAAGCAGATGCAGAAGCCCTTACAATCAAAGGGCCGTTAGGGGAATTAAAAACTCCACTTTACGAAGGTGTCGGAGCAAACGTTGAAAACGGCGAATTGGTGTTCACAAGAAAAAGTGAAGACCAAAAGACAGTGGCTCTCCACGGTCTGGTGCGTTCCCTTGCGATGAACTGTGTAAAGGGTGTCACAACTGGTTGGGAAAAAAATCTAGAAATCACTGGGGTCGGTTACCGTGCGCAAAAACGTGGTAAGGATCTTGTGATGGCACTTGGTTATTCTCACGAAGTGGTTTTCCCTGAGCCAAATGGCATCAAAATTGAAGTCGCAGATCAGCTCAAAATCAAAGTATCGGGCATTGACCGACAACTGGTTGGACAAGTTGCGGCTGACATTCGTTCCAAAAGACCTCCAGAGCCTTATAAAGGCAAAGGGATCAAATATCAGAACGAATACATCCGTAGAAAGGCCGGAAAAACCGGTAAGAAGTAG
- the rpsH gene encoding 30S ribosomal protein S8, which produces MSLSDPIADMLTRIRNAQQAKHELCVIPGSKIKKSILDLLKEEGFVDDVQTVKNGSFDDFQVKLKYDTEKKPVIRMIERVSTPGRRVYIQSGEIRPFRNNIGTLILSTSKGVMTGKRARKLRVGGEVLCKVF; this is translated from the coding sequence ATGAGTCTTTCAGATCCAATCGCAGATATGCTAACAAGAATTAGAAACGCACAACAAGCTAAACATGAGCTTTGTGTGATTCCTGGTAGCAAAATCAAAAAGTCCATCCTAGATCTTCTCAAAGAAGAAGGTTTTGTAGATGATGTCCAAACTGTAAAAAATGGAAGTTTTGATGACTTCCAAGTAAAATTGAAATACGACACAGAGAAAAAACCTGTGATCCGTATGATTGAACGTGTTTCCACACCAGGACGTCGGGTATATATCCAGTCTGGTGAAATCCGTCCTTTCCGAAATAACATCGGAACACTCATCCTTTCGACTTCGAAAGGTGTGATGACGGGAAAACGCGCTCGCAAACTCAGAGTAGGAGGGGAAGTTCTCTGTAAGGTATTCTAG
- a CDS encoding type Z 30S ribosomal protein S14, with protein sequence MAKKSMMERHAKEQKFKVREYNRCPLCGRSRAYLRRFDMCRLCFRDLASKAQIPGVKKSSW encoded by the coding sequence ATGGCGAAAAAATCAATGATGGAACGCCACGCCAAAGAGCAAAAATTCAAAGTGAGAGAGTACAATCGTTGCCCTCTTTGTGGTCGATCACGCGCTTATTTGCGCCGCTTTGATATGTGTCGTCTTTGCTTCCGGGACCTTGCTAGCAAGGCTCAGATCCCCGGTGTGAAAAAGTCCTCCTGGTAA
- the rplE gene encoding 50S ribosomal protein L5 — MVPRLKSKYEKEIRPTLQKSLGFQSVMRVPKLEKIVINVGMGEAHTNPKAMEACLVEIGQITGQRPVKTFAKKSIAGFKVREGMVLGCKVTLRGHHMYEFLDRFINVALPRVRDFRGVSPKGFDGRGNYNLSVREQIIFPEIQFDKINTIYGINITFVTNTEVDKEAFELFQAFGMPYRAAGK; from the coding sequence ATGGTACCTAGGCTTAAATCAAAATACGAAAAGGAAATTCGTCCTACACTCCAAAAGTCACTCGGCTTTCAAAGTGTGATGCGTGTTCCGAAATTAGAAAAAATCGTAATCAACGTAGGGATGGGCGAAGCTCATACCAACCCTAAAGCAATGGAAGCATGCCTTGTGGAAATTGGCCAAATCACTGGACAAAGACCTGTGAAAACTTTCGCTAAAAAATCCATAGCGGGTTTCAAAGTGAGAGAAGGGATGGTTCTCGGTTGCAAAGTGACTCTACGTGGACATCATATGTATGAGTTCCTTGATCGTTTCATCAACGTTGCCCTTCCAAGGGTTCGTGACTTTCGTGGTGTTAGCCCGAAGGGATTTGATGGCAGAGGGAATTACAACCTTTCTGTTAGAGAACAGATCATTTTCCCAGAGATCCAATTTGATAAAATCAATACGATCTATGGAATCAATATCACTTTCGTAACGAACACGGAAGTGGACAAAGAAGCGTTCGAATTATTCCAAGCCTTCGGTATGCCTTACCGAGCGGCAGGTAAGTAG
- the rplX gene encoding 50S ribosomal protein L24, with the protein MATKLAYRGSEPTKFKKTKIKKDDEVLVISGKEKGKKGKVLAVDKRKDRVYIEGVNKRKRFVRPTQENPGGGAIEIEFPIHISNVMFHDAKAENKAKPKKKIKAVRLGFAKKDGKSVRVTRPEGKEV; encoded by the coding sequence ATGGCGACTAAGTTAGCATATAGAGGTTCCGAGCCTACTAAATTCAAAAAAACAAAAATCAAAAAGGACGATGAAGTTCTTGTGATTTCTGGAAAAGAAAAAGGAAAAAAAGGGAAGGTACTTGCTGTTGATAAACGCAAAGACCGTGTTTACATCGAAGGTGTGAACAAAAGAAAAAGATTCGTTCGCCCAACCCAAGAAAACCCTGGTGGTGGCGCGATTGAGATCGAATTCCCAATCCATATTTCCAATGTGATGTTTCACGACGCAAAAGCTGAGAACAAAGCGAAGCCAAAGAAGAAAATTAAGGCTGTACGCTTGGGCTTTGCTAAGAAGGATGGTAAATCCGTACGAGTGACTCGACCTGAAGGGAAAGAAGTATAG
- the rplN gene encoding 50S ribosomal protein L14, which yields MIQQETILQVADNSGVKKVMCVKVLGGSKKRYATLGDEIIVAVKEAQPAYGLRDGQGKKVHNKAVQRAVVVRTKKEVRRPDGTYIRFDDNAVAIIDDKGNPKGTRIFGPVARELRDKKYMKIISLAPEVL from the coding sequence ATGATCCAACAAGAAACTATTTTACAAGTAGCCGATAACTCGGGTGTGAAAAAAGTCATGTGCGTTAAAGTGCTTGGCGGTTCCAAAAAACGCTACGCAACGCTTGGTGACGAAATCATCGTCGCTGTGAAAGAAGCACAACCTGCATACGGACTTCGTGACGGGCAAGGTAAAAAAGTGCATAACAAAGCGGTTCAAAGAGCCGTTGTCGTAAGAACGAAAAAAGAAGTTCGTCGTCCAGACGGAACTTACATCCGTTTTGATGACAACGCGGTTGCCATTATCGATGATAAAGGGAATCCAAAAGGAACAAGGATCTTCGGACCTGTTGCTCGTGAACTACGTGATAAAAAATACATGAAAATTATATCTCTAGCTCCGGAGGTTCTCTAA
- the rpsQ gene encoding 30S ribosomal protein S17 yields the protein MEDKNSKKSLTIQGVVVSDAMDKTVVIEIITRKVHPRFKKIMTRTSRVKIHDEKNECQVGDRVIAVETRPLSKQKHHKLVKVIEKAKLV from the coding sequence ATGGAAGATAAAAACTCTAAAAAATCTTTAACCATTCAAGGTGTAGTTGTGAGTGATGCTATGGACAAAACCGTAGTGATCGAAATCATCACTAGAAAAGTGCACCCACGGTTTAAGAAAATTATGACCAGAACTTCTCGTGTGAAAATTCACGATGAGAAGAACGAGTGTCAAGTTGGTGATCGAGTCATCGCTGTGGAAACAAGACCACTTTCTAAACAGAAACACCATAAACTTGTAAAGGTAATTGAGAAGGCGAAATTAGTATGA
- the rpmC gene encoding 50S ribosomal protein L29, with the protein MKDDFKSLSPEDLKKEILSSSEEVRKARFQFGVTRSLENPKVIRNHKKRIAQALTVLREKELAAKGKLKQIAPKAGSAPKVAKTSKGKKK; encoded by the coding sequence ATGAAAGACGATTTCAAATCACTTTCTCCAGAAGATTTGAAGAAAGAAATTCTTTCCTCTTCCGAAGAAGTAAGAAAAGCAAGATTCCAATTTGGTGTTACAAGATCACTTGAGAACCCCAAAGTTATCCGCAATCATAAGAAGAGAATTGCCCAAGCGTTAACTGTCCTTCGTGAGAAGGAACTAGCTGCAAAAGGTAAACTCAAACAAATCGCACCGAAAGCTGGTTCGGCTCCAAAAGTCGCTAAAACAAGCAAAGGTAAGAAGAAGTAG
- the rplP gene encoding 50S ribosomal protein L16, translated as MLAPKRVKFRKRQRGRLKGKDERGSYVAFGEFGLKAISSGRITARQIEAARITINRQVKRGGKLWIRIFPHLPITKKPAETRMGKGKGNPEFWIAEIRPGRVLFEMAGVDEETARKALHLAAFKLPVETSFVKRNVL; from the coding sequence ATGTTAGCACCTAAACGAGTAAAATTTAGAAAACGCCAAAGAGGGCGCTTAAAAGGTAAGGACGAAAGAGGTTCTTACGTTGCGTTCGGAGAGTTTGGTTTAAAAGCCATTTCCTCCGGTCGTATCACTGCGCGACAAATTGAGGCAGCAAGGATCACTATCAACCGCCAAGTAAAACGAGGTGGGAAATTATGGATCAGGATCTTTCCTCATTTACCAATCACTAAAAAACCTGCCGAAACTCGTATGGGTAAAGGTAAAGGTAACCCTGAGTTCTGGATTGCTGAAATCCGACCAGGACGAGTTCTTTTTGAAATGGCTGGTGTTGATGAAGAAACAGCAAGAAAAGCACTCCACCTAGCAGCATTTAAACTGCCAGTTGAAACTTCATTTGTTAAGAGGAACGTTCTATGA
- the rpsC gene encoding 30S ribosomal protein S3, with protein sequence MGQKVNPIGLRIGITRNWDSVWFSKQDYIKNLHEDIKIRRFLQKKFKNASVVKIVIERFPEKINVNLHTSKPGMVIGQKGQNIEAVKQELKKYADKPIGMNIIEVKKPEIIAQAIAETVALQIEQRMPFRRVMKAELRRAMRGGVEGVKIQISGRLNGADMARTEKYMEGRVPLHTLRAKIDFGFKEALTTFGQIGVKVWTYTGDYFPTKEESDEDKYAVKRRTS encoded by the coding sequence ATGGGTCAGAAAGTAAATCCAATCGGACTACGAATCGGAATCACACGTAACTGGGATTCGGTTTGGTTTTCCAAACAAGATTACATCAAAAATCTTCACGAAGATATCAAGATCCGTAGATTCCTTCAGAAGAAATTCAAAAACGCATCCGTTGTGAAAATCGTAATCGAAAGATTCCCTGAGAAAATCAACGTGAACCTCCATACTTCTAAACCAGGTATGGTGATTGGTCAAAAAGGCCAAAACATCGAAGCGGTGAAACAAGAGCTAAAAAAATACGCTGATAAACCGATCGGGATGAACATCATCGAAGTGAAAAAACCAGAAATCATCGCACAAGCGATTGCTGAAACGGTTGCCCTTCAAATCGAACAAAGGATGCCTTTCCGTCGAGTGATGAAAGCGGAACTTCGTCGTGCGATGCGCGGTGGAGTGGAAGGTGTAAAAATCCAAATTTCTGGACGTCTCAATGGGGCGGACATGGCAAGAACAGAAAAGTATATGGAAGGACGAGTTCCACTTCATACTCTTCGTGCCAAAATTGATTTTGGATTCAAAGAAGCTCTTACGACTTTCGGACAAATCGGTGTGAAAGTATGGACTTATACAGGTGATTACTTCCCAACGAAGGAAGAATCCGATGAAGATAAATACGCTGTAAAACGTAGAACGAGTTAA
- the rplV gene encoding 50S ribosomal protein L22 produces the protein MEAKAVGKHLRISARKARLVADEVRGYDYKEAIDILRFTNKSASSMIINLLNSAVANAIQMNESLDPSSLYVKKIYVDDGPIMKRFRPRARGRASRIRKRLSHITVVVSEIEKKVS, from the coding sequence ATGGAAGCAAAAGCAGTAGGAAAACACCTCAGAATTTCTGCCAGAAAAGCTCGCCTGGTTGCTGATGAAGTTCGTGGATACGATTACAAAGAAGCGATAGATATCTTGCGATTTACAAACAAATCGGCAAGTTCAATGATCATTAACCTTCTAAACTCTGCAGTGGCAAATGCCATTCAGATGAATGAAAGTTTGGATCCAAGCTCACTTTATGTTAAAAAAATCTATGTGGATGACGGCCCAATCATGAAACGTTTCCGCCCAAGAGCACGTGGACGTGCTTCTCGGATCCGTAAACGCCTAAGCCACATCACTGTTGTTGTATCTGAAATCGAAAAGAAGGTTAGCTAA
- the rpsS gene encoding 30S ribosomal protein S19 has product MARSLKKGPFIDDHLMKKITSLNSEGKKTPFKSWSRRSTIYPDMIGHTVMIHNGKAFVPVYVNENMIGHKLGEFAPTRTFKGHGGDKKVAKK; this is encoded by the coding sequence ATGGCTAGAAGCTTAAAAAAAGGTCCGTTCATCGACGACCACCTCATGAAAAAAATTACGAGCCTTAACTCTGAAGGGAAAAAAACTCCCTTCAAGTCTTGGTCCAGAAGAAGTACCATTTATCCAGATATGATTGGTCATACAGTCATGATTCATAATGGCAAAGCGTTTGTTCCTGTTTATGTGAATGAAAACATGATTGGACACAAACTCGGTGAATTTGCTCCCACTAGAACCTTCAAAGGTCATGGTGGAGACAAAAAAGTAGCGAAGAAATAG
- the rplB gene encoding 50S ribosomal protein L2, with product MGIRKLKPTTQSSRYYSVLDFKEITEVVPYKPLTANFSYKAGRDNKGRIAVRRKGGRNKRKFRIIDFKRNKFGIPATVKTIEYDPNRSSFIALVCYADGEYRYILAPNGLKVGDKIESGPNAEIKLGNTLPLDKIPAGTNVHNIELHIGKGGQIARTAGSFAVISAKDGDYVSLKLPSSEIRKVRKECLATVGELSNKDHNLVIIGKAGRNRWLGKRPKVRGVVMNPVDHPLGGGEGRTSGGRHPVTPWGKPTKGFKTRKTRPSDRFIVQRRKKNRNR from the coding sequence ATGGGAATTAGAAAACTTAAACCCACAACACAGTCTAGCCGGTATTATTCGGTATTAGATTTCAAAGAAATCACAGAAGTGGTTCCTTATAAACCTCTCACTGCCAATTTTTCTTATAAGGCTGGCCGTGACAATAAGGGACGTATTGCTGTTAGACGCAAAGGTGGACGTAACAAAAGAAAGTTTCGTATCATCGATTTTAAACGTAATAAATTTGGAATCCCTGCAACAGTAAAAACAATTGAATACGATCCAAACCGTTCGTCATTCATTGCTCTTGTCTGTTATGCAGATGGGGAATACCGATACATTTTAGCTCCAAACGGTCTTAAAGTTGGAGATAAAATTGAGTCTGGTCCAAACGCAGAGATTAAACTTGGAAATACACTTCCATTGGATAAAATCCCTGCAGGAACGAACGTTCACAACATCGAACTCCATATCGGAAAAGGTGGTCAGATTGCAAGAACAGCAGGTTCCTTTGCTGTGATCTCTGCAAAAGACGGTGACTACGTTTCACTCAAACTTCCTTCTTCGGAAATCCGAAAAGTACGTAAAGAGTGTTTGGCGACTGTTGGAGAACTTTCCAACAAAGACCACAACTTAGTGATCATAGGAAAAGCCGGTCGTAACCGTTGGTTAGGAAAAAGACCGAAGGTAAGAGGGGTCGTAATGAACCCTGTGGACCACCCACTCGGCGGTGGTGAAGGTAGAACTTCCGGAGGTCGTCACCCAGTGACTCCTTGGGGTAAACCTACGAAAGGATTTAAAACACGTAAGACTAGACCGTCTGATCGTTTTATTGTCCAAAGACGTAAGAAAAACAGGAATAGGTAG